One genomic window of Quercus lobata isolate SW786 chromosome 9, ValleyOak3.0 Primary Assembly, whole genome shotgun sequence includes the following:
- the LOC115961425 gene encoding uncharacterized protein LOC115961425 — MALKAGYATQTIKFDTIMESIKQVEIEAIRKNKKVTGKDGREKDYLPYTYLMSESMDMWTQSHDSGRHFREMTTNISECFNGVLKGAWSLPIAAMVEVTWSKLVAYFYDRHKEITHDLLEGKRWSTYAMSTWLENRRKFEKHYVKAFSNEHAIYQVFTSSNKCSTGGGNHRYEVRLLEITCSCGKWQNIKIPCSHAIRVCDVLKIDSTTYIHPCYSLEYAFNTYSHAFAFPKLESLWRDSIGPKWLLNPALLQAKGRPVKSRIRNEIDRVRNKDRELGRRREDADLIESQPKQICGLCHASEHNRRKCPQSRGASTSGHVPN, encoded by the coding sequence ATGGCGTTGAAAGCGGGATATGCTACCCaaacaattaaatttgataCCATAATGGAGTCCATTAAGCAGGTGGAAATTGAAGCCATTAGGAAGAACAAGAAGGTGACGGGGAAGGATGGCAGGGAAAAAGATTATCTTCCATACACATACCTAATGAGCGAGTCTATGGATATGTGGACCCAGTCACATGATAGTGGGAGACATTTTAGGGAAATGACAACCAATATATCAGAGTGCTTCAATGGTGTACTGAAAGGTGCATGGAGCCTTCCTATTGCCGCAATGGTTGAGGTCACTTGGTCCaaacttgttgcatatttcTATGACCGGCATAAAGAAATTACTCATGATTTATTGGAGGGTAAGAGATGGAGTACATATGCCATGTCCACGTGGTTGGAAAATAGGCGTAAATTTGAGAAACACTATGTCAAGGCATTTAGCAATGAACATGCAATATATCAAGTGTTTACTTCAAGCAACAAGTGTAGCACTGGAGGGGGAAACCACCGTTATGAAGTTCGGTTACTGGAAATAACATGCAGTTGTGGGAAATGGCAAAACATTAAGATCCCGTGTTCACATGCAATTAGAGTATGTGATGTGCTAAAAATTGATTCGACCACATATATTCACCCATGTTATAGTTTGGAGTATGCCTTTAACACTTATTCACATGCATTTGCGTTTCCTAAGTTAGAGTCATTGTGGAGGGATTCCATAGGGCCAAAGTGGTTGCTTAATCCAGCATTGTTGCAGGCCAAAGGTCGACCAGTGAAgtcaagaataaggaatgagATAGATAGAGTGAGAAATAAGGATCGAGAATTGGGAAGGCGAAGGGAGGATGCAGATTTGATAGAGAGTCAACCTAAGCAGATATGTGGACTGTGTCATGCTTCCGAACATAACCGCAGAAAATGTCCGCAGTCCCGTGGCGCTTCGACAAGCGGTCATGTTCCAAACTAG
- the LOC115961426 gene encoding probable inositol oxygenase codes for MIAIENQAVVSENAIPKDASDEFVVPESNAFGQSFRDYEGSVRQSIVENCYRLHHINQTYDFVKRTREEYAKLNKAEMSIWEAIELLDNFVDETDPDLEEPQIQHMLQTAEAIRKDYPSEDWLHLTALIHDLGKVLFHSKFGSLPQWAVNGDTLIVGCAYDESIVYHKYLKENLDYNNPAYNTKLGVYSEGCGLENVLLSWGHDDYMYLVLKASGTTLPPAALFIIRYHSLYPMHSKGAYQYLMNDEDKENLKWSQTFSKYDLYSKSKVHIDVEKVKPYYESLIKKYFPEKIRW; via the exons ATGATTGCCATTGAGAACCAGGCAGTTG TGTCAGAGAATGCAATACCAAAAGATGCATCAGATGAATTTGTTGTGCCAGAATCCAATGCCTTTGGCCAATCATTTAG GGATTATGAAGGAAGTGTGAGGCAAAGCATTGTGGAGAATTGCTATCGGTTGCATCATATTAACCAAACATATGATTTT GTAAAGAGGACAAGGGAAGAGTATGCAAAATTGAACAAAGCAGAGATGTCCATATGGGAAGCCATTGAACTCCTTGACAATTTTGTGGATGAAACTGACCCTGACCTAGAAGAACCTCAGATTCAACATATGCTGCAGACGGCTGAAGCTATAAGAAAAGACTATCCTAGTGAAGATTGGCTGCACTTGACTGCCCTTATTCATG ATCTTGGAAAGGTCCTTTTCCATTCTAAATTTGGATCGCTTCCCCAGTGGGCTGTTAATG GAGATACGCTAATTGTTGGTTGTGCTTATGACGAATCGATTGTTTATCACAAG TATCTCAAGGAAAATCTAGATTACAACAATCCTGCCTACAACACTAAACTTGGAGTCTACTCTGAAGGATGTGGACTTGAAAATGTGCTGTTGTCATGGGGGCATGACGATTACATGTACTTG GTGCTCAAGGCAAGTGGAACTACTCTACCTCCAGCTGCATTATTTATTATCCGATATCACTCATTATACC CAATGCATTCGAAAGGAGCATATCAATACCTAATGAATGATGAGGACAAAGAGAATCTGAAGTGGTCTCAAACATTCAG CAAATATGATCTCTACAGTAAGAGCAAAGTTCATATTGATGTTGAAAAAGTTAAACCATACTATGAATCCCTCATAAAAAAG tACTTCCCAGAAAAGATCAGATGGTAA